One Hevea brasiliensis isolate MT/VB/25A 57/8 chromosome 5, ASM3005281v1, whole genome shotgun sequence genomic region harbors:
- the LOC110662411 gene encoding extensin-like, translating into MATSSPSASVNPTLSASPPPPPQSPPSTPPPPQSPPPSSPPLPQDQTPSLILLTPLTPRNKAAIETTILAPAIETPIETPITETQIQEPMPEPALTQTKPKTKTKMASGKTKKASVVKRKGPSPIPMDFQSSPRVSSEPVSKRTRSASSIPSPVAPILAFQSPLTSS; encoded by the coding sequence ATGGCCACTTCTTCACCATCTGCTAGCGTGAACCCTACTCTCAGTGCAAGTCCGCCGCCGCCACCACAGTCACCACCGAGCACCCCACCGCCACCACAATCGCCTCCACCATCTTCACCACCACTACCCCAAGACCAAACACCCTCCCTCATTCTGCTGACACCCCTCACACCACGAAATAAAGCCGCCATTGAAACCACCATCCTAGCCCCTGCCATAGAAACCCCAATTGAAACACCCATTACTGAAACCCAAATTCAAGAACCAATGCCTGAACCTGCGCTAACTCAAACCAAACCTAAAACTAAAACCAAAATGGCTTCAGGTAAAACCAAGAAAGCCTCTGTTGTAAAAAGAAAAGGGCCATCCCCTATTCCTATGGATTTTCAATCTTCACCTAGGGTTTCCTCAGAGCCAGTTAGTAAGAGAACAAGGTCAGCATCATCAATTCCATCACCAGTTGctccaattcttgcatttcagtcGCCCTTAACATCTTCTTAA